The sequence TGACGCAATTAACGACGCATACCCGGTGGTGTGTGCGTGGTAGACGCGCGCCGACGGGTGGACCCGGTCTGTGAGTGCCCATGCCAAGGAGAAGAAGTCCCGCACACTCCACAAGAGTGAATGCAGGGTGGCCTGCGGATATTTTTGCACATTGCCTTCATTAAGGTGCGTGAGGTCAAGGCGGACCACACCGAGTCGGTTCGGGTGAGTGGGTTGATGTAGTCGTCGTAAAGCTCCCACATGGCGTCCAGATTGTGCAGCGCCGATGCAAGGGCCCACGCGGCCCGTTCCGGATGCTGCCCTGTGAGGACCGCCTCCACAAACTGCTCCTTATTTTCCTCGAATGAAAGGTAGATCACATCGACCCACTTCACGTTTGAAGGCACGGCATACTGCGGGGACAACTCAATCGAAGAGTCCCAGGTGGTGAAGATGATGCCGAAAGTTAGGTGGGGGTGGTTAAGAATGATGTCGTGGACCACGCCGGACAGCCCGCCTTTGAGGTACGGGTAGGTAGATTCCATGACGAGGGCGACGTCAACGTGCGGAAGCTGGGTGGTATCGCCGGGGAGTCGGCGATAAGGGGCGTAGGTCATCGTCAGGGTTGCCCGGTTGGTTGGGAGGTCATAGGGAAACAGCTTCTTTCGAAAACAGGCGGTAGGGGGCGTCGTTGATCGTCCACGCGCGCAGCCGCAAAGAGATAGCAATAAGAACGAGGTACACGGCGATGATCACCAGGTATGCGGTGTTGATGGGTAGGATGGCAAGGCTGGTGCAGGCAAGCGTGGCGGCCAGATTGAGTGCTGTGGCGACGCGTGTTTGACTGACTTGCTCGAGGTGGTGGTTGCAGATCATCAAAGTCAAGGCCACCAGGGGCATGATCAGCAGGACCAGCCAGTACTGGGAGTAACCGTTGACAATGAATGGCAGCAGCAACCCGATCGACACCATGGCGATAGAGGTAGGGATCAGCGTGTCAGTGATGGACTTAGAAACGGGCACAGACAGGCCGCGGGTGGCGTCCTCGAGTTTGTCCGCCCACAGCACAGCGCCAATGGTGAAGCCGGTGGACATGTCGACGACAATCCCGCGGGCTGTGACGTCGGCCGGGTCTGTGAACCGCACCAGGTGCTTTCCTAACAGCACCAGGGCGGGGACACTGCCTACGAACGGTGCCAGCAGCCACCACTGTGGAACGATCGCGATGATTGCCGCATAGATAACCCAGGCCGCTAGGACTACACCGTAGCGTTGGGCTTCCTGGGCAGACACAAGCAGCTGCGCGAAGACGATATTGCCAAATACTCCGAGGGCGTAGATTGCGGTGGCTTGCCACGTTGTGGCCTGTGCGATACCGAATGCGGCGGCGCTTACGGCCACCGCTACCAGCGACCATACAAGGACTAGCCGCCAGTTTTTTGAGAATGAGCGGTAGATCTCGTCGCGAAAACCGTCGTCCTCGCGGCTGATTCCGAACAGTGGCCAGTACAGCGGGCGTGACGCAACCGAGGAGATCCACGGCACCGTCACCGATACAGCCAACAAGAGGTAGACGGTGTTCATGCCCGCCAGCTGCATGTCCGAGATTCGGCTGTAGGCCACAGCGAACGCTGCCATCAGCAACACCGTAGGAGAGATCACCACCATGAAGCGAAAAAGGTTGGCTTTCTCAACGTGTTCTTTGTTCACGCGAAGGACAAGCAGCGCGCTTGCGACCGCTACAGCCGAAAGTGCAAGCCCGATCCATCCAATTGTGTTTTTCTGATTGTTTTCTTCTGCCGGGGCGAGTTGGATGACTGCAATAGTCACCAGGACCATCAGCCCAACGAATAACCAGCGCGGCAGTAAGTGCATCACCTGACGTGACATTGTACTTCCCTAAATTCTCGGTAAACCTCCCAATGTATTTACATATTTTGTTGATACCCCCTAGCATTCTTGCCCAAAACCAACGCTTTGTCATTAGTTTTCACTCTGGACGAATGTATTGAGTGCCTTCGGAGGCGAAACGCGCGCTCCAGACCCCTGACGGCCCCCTGCACTTCCAGAAATTTTCACCCTCCTACCTGCACCATATTGGTTAAATGCCCTAATTAATGCGGCAATAATAGGGTGAAATCGAGTGTGGGGAGACACATTTTAAAGAAAATGGGAATTAGTAACTTTAACGAGGTTCTGGCCCGCATTACAACACTGTTATCGCCTAGATATCGACGTACCCCACAGCGGTAACATCCGAAAAATAATGTTTCATCTATATGCGATTACTTTTTATCTCTACAAATTTTTCGGGTGAAATGCGATGGCCCCAAGCCCCCACTGAATGGGATACACGTGAGCCTGTTGCGCAGCAGGACAGTCAGACGCGCTTTGGCTTTGGCGAATAGCTTTTCGACGATTTCTTCTGCACCTATCGCACAGCTAAACAGTTGGTGGCGAACCGGGTGACCATACTGCATTAGCAGCGAGTGCGCTGGGAGAGCGCGAAGCCTGTGAATAAAAATGTTGTTTTCCACAGGTTTCGGGCATTGTGTTCGCACCTTCTTGCGCACCAGATTTTCCGGTTTAACCTCAAAGTTAATCCCCTACCCGGAAAGGCCCCCAATGCCTCAGCCCAACCAAGAACTGTTCAACTTGATCTTTCACAACGAACAGGATTACACGTTAATCCCTGATCAGCTCGCCGACCACCTCAACTCCGCGAGCTGCGCTACGTCCCTTTCACGTTGAGCACCTGGCGTAGCTTGTGCTTCACAGTGACCAGCTCACGGGCATCGTCCATGACCTGGTCAATGTCTTTGTAGGCATCGGGGATCTCATCGACCCATTCCTTGCCCGGCCGGTACACAATACCTTCCATCCGCTGATCCAGGTCGGCGGCGGTAAAGCGTTTCTTTGCTTCGGTGCGTGAAAACCTGCGCCCCGCCCCGTGCGGTGCGCTTCTCAACGCCTCCACATTGCCT comes from Corynebacterium cystitidis and encodes:
- a CDS encoding DUF3492 domain-containing protein, producing the protein MTYAPYRRLPGDTTQLPHVDVALVMESTYPYLKGGLSGVVHDIILNHPHLTFGIIFTTWDSSIELSPQYAVPSNVKWVDVIYLSFEENKEQFVEAVLTGQHPERAAWALASALHNLDAMWELYDDYINPLTRTDSVWSALTSRTLMKAMCKNIRRPPCIHSCGVCGTSSPWHGHSQTGSTRRRASTTHTPPGMRR